The following coding sequences are from one Salvia hispanica cultivar TCC Black 2014 chromosome 3, UniMelb_Shisp_WGS_1.0, whole genome shotgun sequence window:
- the LOC125210769 gene encoding F-box protein CPR1-like, with amino-acid sequence MEPDFFAYLPLEIIPKILLRLSVRTIAIGKCVCKSWLDLFSSDDFVDLHFSQSSPALAVLMRSDRCTLFGITDQLDRPCIPLINSPFPHGVAIDGAAGGMLLLTFAGTQTEIETLRVCNPITRECVELCCPPPPLAMEFGPRTVYGFGASKTSGEYKVVRISPYPDCHVYTLGPVEMWRCVEMNNSLNYEDDGCSCGAFVNGNLHWLVYSDLDGSAWISCFDLEAECFTAFSVPLSYESLSVLRDCLCVCEYTLDNEIVIWTMKEYGVDQSWAKEYVISRNPGFDRRGYKSVYPIKVFENGDILMLWGAKFLMYYSKEMRTTQEIGGFESEGYTCNRMIVTPSLVTLKRLGMENVISILAD; translated from the coding sequence ATGGAGCCAGATTTCTTCGCATATCTGCCATTAGAAATCATCCCCAAAATCCTGTTAAGGCTCTCTGttcgaaccattgcaatcggcaaGTGTGTTTGCAAATCATGGCTGGATCTGTTCAGCTctgatgattttgttgatttgcatTTTTCCCAATCTTCTCCCGCCTTAGCTGTGTTGATGCGCTCAGATCGGTGCACTCTCTTCGGAATTACCGATCAACTCGATCGCCCCTGCATTCCGCTCATAAATTCCCCGTTCCCTCACGGAGTAGCTATAGATGGTGCTGCCGGCGGCATGCTCCTTCTAACATTCGCTGGAACTCAAACTGAAATTGAAACTCTCCGTGTATGCAATCCAATCACCCGTGAATGTGTTGAGCTATGCTGCCCTCCGCCTCCACTAGCTATGGAGTTTGGACCTCGAACTGTATATGGATTTGGAGCGAGCAAAACAAGTGGCGAGTACAAGGTAGTTCGGATCAGTCCTTATCCCGACTGTCATGTATACACCCTTGGACCAGTGGAAATGTGGAGATGTGTCGAAATGAACAACTCGCTTAATTACGAGGATGATGGCTGTAGCTGTGGTGCTTTTGTTAATGGAAATCTACATTGGTTGGTATATTCAGATTTGGATGGCAGCGCGTGGATTTCTTGTTTTGATCTCGAGGCAGAGTGTTTTACCGCCTTCTCTGTTCCTCTTTCCTATGAAAGCTTGTCAGTTTTGAGGGATTGCCTGTGCGTGTGTGAATACACGTTGGATAATGAAATTGTTATATGGACGATGAAGGAATATGGGGTCGACCAATCTTGGGCTAAGGAGTATGTGATTAGCCGAAATCCTGGTTTTGATCGACGTGGCTACAAAAGTGTGTATCCGATCAAAGTTTTCGAAAATGGTGACATATTGATGTTATGGGGTGCCAAGTTCCTTATGTACTACTCTAAGGAGATGAGAACTACTCAAGAAATTGGTGGTTTTGAATCAGAGGGTTATACTTGTAACAGAATGATTGTCACTCCAAGCTTGGTCACGCTCAAAAGGTTGGGTATGGAGAATGTGATCTCAATTCTGGCTGATTAG
- the LOC125211755 gene encoding 2-methylpropanoate--CoA ligase CCL4-like isoform X1, producing the protein MDHLKPSPANSRPLTPISFIERAATVYADCPSIVYGSTTYTWSQTYLRCRKIASTLSSLGITRGDVVSVVAPNIPAMYELHFAIPMAGAVLNTVNLRLNAHTMSVILRHAESKLVFVDYQSESIVLEAISLFPPTSSLPRLVLIAEEAQPRGASKPGFLADYDTVLANGDPNFDWVKPETESDPLTLNYTSGTTSAPKGVVHSHRGTFLVTIDSLISWSVPKEPVYLWTLPMFHANGWSYTWGMAAAGGTNVCLRRFDAAAIHAAIRKYHVTHMCGAPVVLNMLTNGNPKPLEKPVEIMTAGAPPPAAVLFQTESLGFIVSHGYGLTETGGMVVFCTWKKKWNMFPAVERAKLKARQGVRTPGMAEIDVIDAETGKSVERDGKTLGEVVLCGGCVMLGYLKDAEGTAKALKDGWFFTGDVGVMHPDGYLEIKDRSKDVIISGGENLSSVEVESVLYSHPAVNEAAVVARPDEFWGETPCAFVSLKEGVKEKPTEKDLIEYCRERMPRYMVPKTVVFEAELPKTSTGKIQKFVLREAAKAMGSANLSKLYAGRRLKTARDDDTTADVGRGLWRY; encoded by the exons atggatcacCTGAAACCAAGCCCGGCTAACTCGAGGCCGTTGACGCCGATCAGCTTCATCGAGCGAGCCGCCACCGTCTACGCCGACTGCCCCTCCATCGTCTATGGCTCCACCACCTACACATGGTCACAGACCTATCTCCGCTGCCGTAAGATCGCCTCCACTCTCTCTTCCTTAGGCATCACCCGGGGCGACGTCGTGAGCGTCGTCGCTCCAAACATCCCCGCCATGTACGAGCTCCACTTCGCCATCCCCATGGCCGGAGCCGTCCTCAACACCGTCAACCTCCGCCTCAACGCCCACACTATGTCCGTCATCCTCCGCCACGCCGAGTCCAAGCTCGTCTTCGTTGATTACCAATCCGAATCAATCGTGCTTGAAGCCATCTCTCTGTTCCCCCCGACTAGCTCGCTCCCGAGACTCGTCCTGATTGCTGAGGAAGCCCAGCCTAGAGGTGCTTCCAAGCCAGGATTCTTAGCGGATTACGACACCGTTTTGGCTAACGGCGATCCTAATTTCGATTGGGTTAAGCCGGAGACCGAGTCCGATCCGTTAACTCTGAATTACACCTCTGGCACTACATCGGCGCCTAAAGGCGTAGTCCATAGCCACCGCGGCACTTTCCTCGTGACGATCGATTCGTTGATTTCGTGGTCGGTGCCGAAGGAGCCGGTTTATTTATGGACGCTGCCGATGTTCCACGCCAACGGGTGGAGCTACACTTGGGGCATGGCCGCCGCGGGTGGAACCAATGTCTGCCTCCGCAGATTCGACGCCGCCGCAATCCACGCCGCCATTCGTAAGTACCACGTGACGCACATGTGTGGCGCGCCGGTGGTGCTCAACATGCTCACAAATGGCAATCCGAAGCCGCTGGAGAAGCCGGTGGAGATCATGACCGCCGGAGCGCCGCCTCCGGCGGCGGTTCTTTTCCAGACGGAATCGCTCGGGTTCATCGTGAGCCACGGATACGGCCTGACGGAGACCGGAGGGATGGTGGTGTTCTGCACGtggaagaaaaagtggaaCATGTTTCCGGCGGTGGAGAGGGCGAAGCTGAAGGCGCGACAAGGCGTGAGAACTCCAGGGATGGCGGAGATCGACGTGATCGATGCTGAAACAGGGAAAAGCGTGGAGCGCGATGGGAAAACTCTAGGTGAGGTGGTTCTCTGCGGCGGCTGCGTGATGTTAGGCTATTTGAAAGACGCGGAGGGGACCGCCAAGGCGTTGAAAGACGGGTGGTTTTTCACCGGCGATGTCGGAGTGATGCACCCCGATGGATATTTAGAGATCAAGGACCGGTCCAAGGACGTGATCATCAGCGGCGGGGAGAATCTGAGCAGTGTGGAGGTGGAATCGGTTTTGTATTCGCATCCGGCGGTGAATGAGGCAGCGGTGGTGGCGAGGCCGGATGAGTTCTGGGGAGAGACGCCGTGTGCGTTTGTGAGCTTGAAGGAAGGAGTGAAGGAGAAGCCGACGGAGAAGGATTTGATTGAGTATTGCAGGGAGAGGATGCCACGGTATATGGTGCCGAAGACGGTGGTTTTCGAGGCGGAGCTGCCCAAAACTTCCACCGGAAAAATACAAAAGTTTGTGCTCAGAGAGGCGGCGAAGGCGATGGGATCGGCAAACCTCAGCAAGCTCTA CGCAGGAAGAAGGCTTAAGACAGCTAGGGATGATGACACGACGGCTGATGTTGGCAGAGGTCTTTGGAGGTATTAG
- the LOC125211755 gene encoding 2-methylpropanoate--CoA ligase CCL4-like isoform X2: MDHLKPSPANSRPLTPISFIERAATVYADCPSIVYGSTTYTWSQTYLRCRKIASTLSSLGITRGDVVSVVAPNIPAMYELHFAIPMAGAVLNTVNLRLNAHTMSVILRHAESKLVFVDYQSESIVLEAISLFPPTSSLPRLVLIAEEAQPRGASKPGFLADYDTVLANGDPNFDWVKPETESDPLTLNYTSGTTSAPKGVVHSHRGTFLVTIDSLISWSVPKEPVYLWTLPMFHANGWSYTWGMAAAGGTNVCLRRFDAAAIHAAIRKYHVTHMCGAPVVLNMLTNGNPKPLEKPVEIMTAGAPPPAAVLFQTESLGFIVSHGYGLTETGGMVVFCTWKKKWNMFPAVERAKLKARQGVRTPGMAEIDVIDAETGKSVERDGKTLGEVVLCGGCVMLGYLKDAEGTAKALKDGWFFTGDVGVMHPDGYLEIKDRSKDVIISGGENLSSVEVESVLYSHPAVNEAAVVARPDEFWGETPCAFVSLKEGVKEKPTEKDLIEYCRERMPRYMVPKTVVFEAELPKTSTGKIQKFVLREAAKAMGSANLSKL, encoded by the exons atggatcacCTGAAACCAAGCCCGGCTAACTCGAGGCCGTTGACGCCGATCAGCTTCATCGAGCGAGCCGCCACCGTCTACGCCGACTGCCCCTCCATCGTCTATGGCTCCACCACCTACACATGGTCACAGACCTATCTCCGCTGCCGTAAGATCGCCTCCACTCTCTCTTCCTTAGGCATCACCCGGGGCGACGTCGTGAGCGTCGTCGCTCCAAACATCCCCGCCATGTACGAGCTCCACTTCGCCATCCCCATGGCCGGAGCCGTCCTCAACACCGTCAACCTCCGCCTCAACGCCCACACTATGTCCGTCATCCTCCGCCACGCCGAGTCCAAGCTCGTCTTCGTTGATTACCAATCCGAATCAATCGTGCTTGAAGCCATCTCTCTGTTCCCCCCGACTAGCTCGCTCCCGAGACTCGTCCTGATTGCTGAGGAAGCCCAGCCTAGAGGTGCTTCCAAGCCAGGATTCTTAGCGGATTACGACACCGTTTTGGCTAACGGCGATCCTAATTTCGATTGGGTTAAGCCGGAGACCGAGTCCGATCCGTTAACTCTGAATTACACCTCTGGCACTACATCGGCGCCTAAAGGCGTAGTCCATAGCCACCGCGGCACTTTCCTCGTGACGATCGATTCGTTGATTTCGTGGTCGGTGCCGAAGGAGCCGGTTTATTTATGGACGCTGCCGATGTTCCACGCCAACGGGTGGAGCTACACTTGGGGCATGGCCGCCGCGGGTGGAACCAATGTCTGCCTCCGCAGATTCGACGCCGCCGCAATCCACGCCGCCATTCGTAAGTACCACGTGACGCACATGTGTGGCGCGCCGGTGGTGCTCAACATGCTCACAAATGGCAATCCGAAGCCGCTGGAGAAGCCGGTGGAGATCATGACCGCCGGAGCGCCGCCTCCGGCGGCGGTTCTTTTCCAGACGGAATCGCTCGGGTTCATCGTGAGCCACGGATACGGCCTGACGGAGACCGGAGGGATGGTGGTGTTCTGCACGtggaagaaaaagtggaaCATGTTTCCGGCGGTGGAGAGGGCGAAGCTGAAGGCGCGACAAGGCGTGAGAACTCCAGGGATGGCGGAGATCGACGTGATCGATGCTGAAACAGGGAAAAGCGTGGAGCGCGATGGGAAAACTCTAGGTGAGGTGGTTCTCTGCGGCGGCTGCGTGATGTTAGGCTATTTGAAAGACGCGGAGGGGACCGCCAAGGCGTTGAAAGACGGGTGGTTTTTCACCGGCGATGTCGGAGTGATGCACCCCGATGGATATTTAGAGATCAAGGACCGGTCCAAGGACGTGATCATCAGCGGCGGGGAGAATCTGAGCAGTGTGGAGGTGGAATCGGTTTTGTATTCGCATCCGGCGGTGAATGAGGCAGCGGTGGTGGCGAGGCCGGATGAGTTCTGGGGAGAGACGCCGTGTGCGTTTGTGAGCTTGAAGGAAGGAGTGAAGGAGAAGCCGACGGAGAAGGATTTGATTGAGTATTGCAGGGAGAGGATGCCACGGTATATGGTGCCGAAGACGGTGGTTTTCGAGGCGGAGCTGCCCAAAACTTCCACCGGAAAAATACAAAAGTTTGTGCTCAGAGAGGCGGCGAAGGCGATGGGATCGGCAAACCTCAGCAAGCTCTA G